Proteins from a genomic interval of Polaribacter sejongensis:
- a CDS encoding N-acetylmuramoyl-L-alanine amidase family protein gives MKKVLKNVSFIFLLLKMCVIFGQENVKQKRILIDVGHGGNDSGAIGLNDMKEKDVVLNVALEIFRQNKQLDKPLDIYLSRYTDAFISLSDRTKLGKTLKADIFISMHCNHSNNPNARGIEVYVGKNLSENSKQSTWLAFQLQTVFKKQLGFESRGVKFANFQVLRESIDYYPAVLLELGFLSNLDECRYFANKQKIALIAQAILFTLKKIK, from the coding sequence ATGAAAAAAGTGCTTAAAAACGTCAGTTTTATCTTTTTGTTACTAAAAATGTGTGTCATTTTTGGGCAGGAAAATGTGAAACAAAAAAGAATACTTATTGATGTTGGACATGGAGGAAATGATTCCGGAGCTATCGGATTAAATGACATGAAAGAAAAGGATGTGGTACTAAATGTTGCTTTGGAGATTTTTAGACAAAATAAGCAATTAGACAAACCATTGGATATCTATTTAAGTCGATATACAGATGCATTTATTTCTTTGTCGGATAGAACTAAATTAGGCAAAACATTAAAAGCGGATATTTTTATTTCGATGCATTGCAATCATTCTAATAACCCAAATGCGAGAGGGATTGAAGTTTATGTGGGGAAAAACTTATCGGAGAATTCTAAACAAAGTACCTGGTTGGCATTTCAATTACAAACTGTATTTAAAAAACAATTGGGTTTTGAAAGTAGGGGAGTGAAGTTTGCTAATTTTCAAGTACTACGAGAATCAATCGATTATTATCCTGCTGTATTATTGGAATTGGGGTTTCTAAGTAATTTGGATGAATGTCGCTATTTTGCAAACAAACAAAAAATCGCATTGATTGCTCAAGCGATTTTGTTCACATTAAAAAAAATAAAATGA
- a CDS encoding ATPase, whose translation MDNPSKITEGSVEYSLGDFDGKNVIYDFDKVLIYLNAKGRLLFGRHFKIYNEDKEIIRKLCYYYIKDKENCKKYGIDTDKGILLSGPIGCGKTTLMKLLRHLVPLQLPYEMIPCRNVTFSFNHLGFKTIESYGNSKFFCFDDLGIEPAGRFYGKDLNVMGEVLLSRYELYLQTKHKIKTHATTNLNAEELEERYGNRVRSRMRELFNLIAFDKGSADKRT comes from the coding sequence ATGGACAACCCCTCTAAAATAACCGAAGGAAGCGTAGAGTATTCGCTTGGAGATTTTGATGGTAAAAACGTTATATACGATTTTGATAAAGTTTTGATATACTTAAACGCTAAAGGTAGATTGCTCTTTGGTCGGCATTTCAAAATCTATAATGAAGACAAGGAAATCATTCGTAAACTATGCTACTATTACATCAAAGACAAAGAAAATTGTAAAAAATACGGAATAGATACAGACAAAGGAATTCTTCTTTCTGGTCCTATTGGTTGTGGTAAAACAACTTTAATGAAACTACTGAGACACCTGGTTCCGTTACAACTTCCTTATGAAATGATTCCGTGTAGAAATGTAACTTTCAGTTTTAATCATTTGGGTTTTAAAACCATCGAATCTTATGGCAACTCTAAATTTTTCTGTTTTGATGATTTAGGTATTGAACCTGCAGGAAGATTTTATGGCAAAGATTTAAATGTAATGGGAGAAGTATTGTTATCTCGCTATGAGCTTTACCTTCAAACCAAACACAAAATTAAAACACATGCAACCACCAACTTAAATGCCGAAGAACTCGAAGAACGATACGGAAATCGGGTTCGTAGTAGAATGCGTGAACTATTCAATTTGATTGCATTTGATAAAGGATCTGCAGATAAAAGAACTTAA
- a CDS encoding helix-turn-helix domain-containing protein, whose translation MPTSIITTDDLLEFKLELLDDIKNLLVKQSKGKLKKYLKSSEIMDLLQISPGTLQNLRINGTLPYTKIGGIIFYEAEEIQSVMTANRMHHMINS comes from the coding sequence ATGCCTACAAGTATTATTACCACAGACGATCTTCTAGAGTTCAAACTGGAATTACTAGATGATATTAAAAACCTTTTAGTAAAACAATCTAAAGGAAAACTAAAAAAATACCTAAAATCATCTGAAATTATGGATTTACTACAAATAAGTCCTGGTACACTTCAGAATCTCCGTATAAATGGGACTTTACCTTACACCAAAATAGGAGGAATTATCTTCTATGAGGCAGAAGAAATTCAAAGTGTTATGACTGCAAACCGTATGCATCACATGATAAATTCTTAG
- a CDS encoding RteC domain-containing protein has translation MNSLSPTSNFIKELNEIKIQNSDILQRALCSIKICSNLLSFYKKKILVKKFQTIQEEIEFFKKTKQIPLIQLIYFSEIRSFEIQFPKADKSEQLKFIKKKISQLNQFFLFNLDFGRYVDSGATHFDKEYYTREYLGKCHITTSNFYFQDPDFCTPRDMLLGKYKAYDSLVTYLDKKKYIIKNNLNETHAIIKAKIHWPFNNTNCVELLYALYVKGLGRENNMTIIKVSEHLQQVFDITPKDIYKTYQDIKNRKNSRTLFLDELSTGIISEMNKSEE, from the coding sequence ATGAATTCATTATCACCAACATCTAATTTTATAAAGGAATTGAATGAAATAAAAATTCAAAATTCAGACATCTTACAAAGAGCTCTTTGTTCTATCAAAATTTGTAGTAATTTATTAAGTTTTTATAAAAAGAAAATACTCGTTAAAAAATTTCAAACAATACAAGAAGAAATAGAGTTCTTTAAAAAGACTAAGCAAATCCCTCTTATTCAACTTATTTACTTTTCAGAAATTCGGTCTTTTGAAATTCAATTTCCTAAAGCTGATAAGAGTGAACAATTAAAATTTATAAAGAAGAAAATTAGTCAACTTAACCAATTCTTTCTTTTCAATCTTGATTTTGGACGTTATGTGGATTCCGGTGCCACTCATTTTGACAAAGAATATTACACCAGAGAATACCTGGGAAAATGTCATATTACCACCTCAAATTTTTATTTTCAAGATCCTGATTTTTGCACACCAAGAGATATGCTTTTAGGTAAATATAAGGCGTACGATTCTTTAGTTACTTATCTCGATAAGAAAAAATATATCATTAAAAATAATCTAAATGAAACTCATGCTATTATAAAAGCTAAAATACATTGGCCATTTAATAACACAAATTGTGTAGAATTACTTTATGCACTATACGTAAAAGGTTTAGGTAGAGAAAATAATATGACTATTATAAAAGTATCAGAACATCTTCAGCAAGTATTTGATATTACACCTAAAGATATCTACAAAACCTATCAGGATATCAAAAACCGGAAGAATAGTAGGACATTATTTCTTGATGAACTCTCAACAGGAATAATATCTGAAATGAATAAAAGTGAAGAATAA
- a CDS encoding helix-turn-helix domain-containing protein: MFGTSIHWTTFFYLLIDTAIVLYLLYVSFKKTHSSLKHFIYLGFSIIAYNITGGFLPIVNFPGPLIIQYIITYSVAIFLCLYIIYYLYKEYDIVVLKYNLTLKKVILITSFGFILLFLFPYFISGSLNLSRYLFTIPISIFAFVFLIIFYRNISKPSNSNTFILRRNKLSTLSLASIALLPVFTIIGDYQWITFTLMNTAFYAITIMEIDRYLFFIKNNTRMFEIFALKKKQRDDFVKQKIIYEDLTRREIEITLSILSELNYKNIAKELFIAESTVSKHASNIFKKTGVKNRSEFLKRFLNKQK, translated from the coding sequence ATGTTTGGAACTTCAATACATTGGACAACATTCTTCTATTTATTAATAGATACAGCCATCGTTTTGTATTTACTTTACGTATCCTTCAAGAAAACACACAGTAGCTTAAAACATTTTATTTATCTTGGTTTTTCAATTATAGCTTATAATATTACTGGAGGTTTTCTTCCTATAGTTAATTTCCCAGGTCCTTTAATTATTCAATACATCATTACTTATAGCGTAGCAATTTTCTTATGCCTGTATATCATTTATTACCTTTATAAAGAATATGATATTGTCGTATTGAAATACAATTTAACTCTAAAAAAAGTTATTTTAATTACTAGCTTTGGTTTTATTCTGTTATTTTTATTCCCCTATTTTATTAGCGGTTCATTAAATCTTTCTAGATATCTTTTTACAATTCCTATTTCTATTTTTGCTTTTGTATTTCTCATTATTTTCTATAGAAACATTTCTAAACCTTCCAACTCTAATACTTTTATTTTAAGAAGAAATAAACTTTCTACGTTAAGCCTTGCAAGTATAGCCTTACTACCTGTTTTCACAATCATTGGAGACTACCAATGGATAACATTTACGTTAATGAATACTGCCTTTTATGCTATAACGATCATGGAAATAGATCGGTATTTATTTTTTATTAAAAACAATACCAGAATGTTTGAAATCTTTGCTCTAAAGAAAAAACAACGGGATGATTTCGTAAAACAAAAAATAATATATGAAGATTTAACGAGAAGGGAAATTGAAATTACGTTATCTATTCTGAGTGAATTAAATTATAAAAACATTGCTAAAGAGTTGTTTATCGCAGAAAGTACGGTATCAAAACATGCTTCCAATATTTTTAAAAAAACTGGTGTAAAAAACAGAAGTGAATTCTTAAAACGTTTTTTAAATAAGCAGAAATAA
- a CDS encoding START-like domain-containing protein — MDKIKFELEIAIHASPHMLYQYISSPSNLQEWFADKVNSRGKEYSFTWEGEEEIAELITKKTDDRIRFKWVESEGDDSYFEIKIQVDALTKDVSLIITDFADDEDEVEESKQLWENQIDELRHTIGA; from the coding sequence ATGGATAAAATAAAATTCGAACTAGAAATAGCTATTCACGCATCGCCTCACATGTTGTATCAGTACATCTCATCACCTTCTAATTTACAAGAGTGGTTTGCAGATAAGGTAAACTCTAGAGGTAAAGAATATAGCTTTACTTGGGAAGGAGAAGAAGAAATTGCAGAATTGATCACCAAAAAAACAGATGATAGAATCCGTTTTAAATGGGTAGAGAGTGAGGGAGATGATAGTTATTTTGAAATTAAGATTCAAGTTGATGCATTAACTAAAGACGTTTCTTTAATTATTACAGATTTTGCAGATGATGAAGATGAAGTAGAGGAGTCTAAGCAACTATGGGAAAATCAAATTGATGAATTAAGACACACTATTGGTGCTTAA
- a CDS encoding aminotransferase class IV — MINFNGALIDPENIKLSSENRAFKYGDAIFETVKVMHKKVVFWEDHYFRLMASMRMLRMKIPMEFTLEFLEKEILKTVAAQGDDATYRVRLNVFRKDGGLYTPKTNKIDYTIEAAESSYQIKDSYSLDVYKDFYNYSGLLSTIKTNNRMLNTLASIFAEENELDNCILLNEKKGVVEVTNGNIFVIKGNVIKTPALTEGCIKGIARNKVIEILSKNKDFTLEETSISPFEIQKADEVFITNAIIGVQPVTGYKKKVFTTEIGKKIAGNLKVLQITGV, encoded by the coding sequence ATGATTAACTTTAATGGAGCGTTAATAGATCCAGAAAATATAAAATTATCATCAGAAAATAGAGCTTTTAAATATGGTGACGCCATTTTTGAAACTGTAAAAGTGATGCATAAAAAAGTGGTTTTTTGGGAAGATCATTATTTTAGATTAATGGCCTCTATGAGAATGTTACGTATGAAAATTCCTATGGAGTTTACGTTAGAGTTTCTAGAAAAAGAAATTTTAAAAACGGTTGCTGCACAAGGAGACGACGCTACATATAGAGTCCGATTAAATGTTTTTAGAAAAGATGGTGGTTTGTATACACCTAAAACTAATAAAATAGATTACACTATAGAAGCTGCAGAAAGTTCTTATCAGATAAAGGACTCTTATTCTTTAGATGTTTATAAAGATTTTTATAATTATTCGGGGCTTTTATCAACCATAAAAACCAATAATAGAATGTTGAATACTTTAGCTAGTATTTTTGCAGAAGAAAATGAGTTAGACAATTGCATTTTATTAAATGAAAAAAAGGGAGTAGTAGAAGTTACTAATGGAAATATATTTGTAATTAAAGGAAATGTTATTAAAACGCCAGCATTAACTGAAGGTTGTATAAAAGGAATTGCCCGTAATAAGGTAATTGAGATTTTATCTAAAAACAAAGATTTTACGCTAGAGGAGACTTCAATATCACCTTTTGAAATACAAAAAGCAGACGAAGTATTTATTACAAATGCAATTATTGGAGTACAACCAGTTACTGGGTATAAGAAAAAAGTATTTACTACAGAGATTGGAAAGAAAATAGCAGGTAATTTAAAAGTATTACAAATTACGGGTGTTTAA
- a CDS encoding YqgE/AlgH family protein → MKNLKLNKGKLLIAEPAILNDSAFNRTIVLLTEHTSSNSVGFILNRPLEYTINDLLPEIDCNFPVYQGGPVEQDNLYFVHKVPQLLPDSIEVANGIFWGGSFECLKDLLNTDTLKASDIRFFLGYSGWGKEQLDQEMNQNSWFVGDNDFENIFSMDDESLWKNKLLQKGGNYKLWANAPSDFNLN, encoded by the coding sequence ATCAAAAATTTGAAACTAAATAAAGGTAAATTATTAATTGCAGAACCAGCTATTTTAAACGATAGCGCCTTTAATAGAACTATAGTCTTATTAACAGAACACACTTCTAGTAATTCTGTTGGCTTCATCTTAAATAGACCTTTAGAGTATACTATTAATGATTTGTTGCCAGAAATTGATTGTAATTTCCCTGTATATCAAGGTGGTCCTGTAGAACAAGATAACTTGTACTTTGTACATAAAGTACCACAACTACTCCCAGATAGTATAGAAGTTGCTAACGGAATATTTTGGGGAGGAAGTTTTGAGTGTTTAAAGGATTTATTAAACACAGACACCTTAAAAGCATCTGATATTCGTTTTTTCTTAGGATATTCTGGTTGGGGCAAAGAACAACTAGACCAAGAAATGAATCAAAATTCATGGTTTGTAGGTGATAATGATTTCGAAAATATTTTTTCCATGGACGATGAAAGTCTATGGAAAAATAAATTACTACAAAAAGGAGGCAATTATAAGCTTTGGGCAAATGCCCCCAGTGATTTTAATTTAAATTAA
- a CDS encoding HU family DNA-binding protein, with amino-acid sequence MNKSDLIDAMAADAGISKVAAKAALESFTDNVTSALKGGDKVALVGFGTFSVSNRAARTGRNPQTGKTIEIAAKNVAKFKAGAGLSDAVN; translated from the coding sequence ATGAACAAGTCAGATTTAATCGATGCAATGGCTGCTGATGCAGGAATTTCTAAAGTAGCAGCTAAAGCGGCATTAGAATCTTTTACAGACAATGTAACTTCTGCTTTAAAAGGTGGTGATAAAGTTGCATTAGTTGGTTTCGGTACATTCTCTGTTTCTAACAGAGCTGCTAGAACTGGTAGAAATCCTCAAACAGGAAAAACTATTGAAATTGCTGCTAAAAACGTAGCTAAATTTAAAGCTGGAGCTGGTTTAAGCGACGCTGTAAACTAA
- the fmt gene encoding methionyl-tRNA formyltransferase produces the protein MKDMRIVFMGTPDFAVTILKHLVENDYNVVGVITAADKPAGRGRKLNESAVKKYATSVNLPILQPTNLKNEDFNTELKSLNADVQIVVAFRMLPKIVWQIPKYGTFNLHASLLPEYRGAAPIHWAIINGETKTGVTTFFIDDKIDTGEIILQEEIAVSETETVGTLHDKLMFLGADLVGKTIDLIATEKVTTTKQPDLEEKSASKLNPENCRIDWTDSLDNIYNKIRGLNPFPAAWTIIKNEEEEITAKIYAIRKEILEEAHAFEIGEIIATKKELKVAVHGGFIIIDEIKLSGKKKMDAKSLLNGYNFSSEANVF, from the coding sequence ATGAAAGATATGCGTATTGTTTTTATGGGAACTCCAGATTTTGCTGTTACTATTTTAAAGCATTTGGTAGAAAATGATTATAATGTAGTTGGTGTTATTACAGCTGCAGACAAACCCGCAGGAAGAGGACGAAAGTTAAATGAATCTGCAGTAAAAAAATATGCAACTTCGGTAAATTTACCAATTTTGCAACCTACCAATTTAAAAAATGAAGATTTTAATACAGAATTAAAAAGTTTAAATGCCGATGTACAAATTGTAGTCGCTTTTAGAATGTTACCAAAAATAGTTTGGCAAATACCTAAATATGGTACGTTTAACTTACACGCTTCTTTATTACCAGAATATAGAGGTGCAGCGCCCATACATTGGGCAATTATAAATGGAGAAACTAAAACAGGTGTAACTACTTTTTTTATTGATGATAAAATTGATACTGGAGAAATCATCTTACAAGAAGAAATAGCGGTTTCAGAAACAGAAACAGTTGGTACGTTGCATGATAAATTAATGTTTTTAGGAGCCGATTTAGTTGGTAAGACCATAGACCTAATTGCTACGGAAAAAGTAACCACGACAAAACAACCAGATTTAGAAGAAAAATCTGCTTCTAAATTGAATCCTGAAAATTGTAGAATAGATTGGACAGATTCTTTAGACAACATCTATAATAAAATTAGAGGTTTAAACCCTTTTCCGGCAGCTTGGACTATCATTAAAAATGAAGAAGAAGAAATAACTGCTAAAATCTATGCCATTAGAAAAGAAATTTTAGAAGAAGCTCATGCTTTTGAAATTGGTGAAATAATTGCCACCAAAAAAGAATTAAAAGTAGCTGTTCATGGCGGTTTCATTATTATTGATGAAATAAAACTATCTGGAAAGAAAAAAATGGATGCAAAAAGTTTACTAAATGGCTATAATTTTTCTTCTGAAGCGAATGTCTTCTAA
- a CDS encoding RecQ family ATP-dependent DNA helicase translates to MISPKEILKKYWGFSEFRPQQEEIITASLDQKDVIALLPTGGGKSICFQIPALAQEGVCLVISPLIALMQDQVENLTQKGIKATTIKSGSTQDEMITLFDNVKFGGIKFLYLSPERLQSYFIQQKIKELNVNLIAIDEAHCISEWGHDFRPSYRNINILRELKPDIPFIALTATANQKVLGDIEKNLELKEPQLFKKSFYRENLAYQIFTIEDKLQRLLQIFTKTKTPAIVYVNSRKKTAQIAAFLNANNFKSSFYHAGLSSVEKNISFENWMTEKTPIIVATNAFGMGIDKANVGLVIHLDLPTSIENYVQETGRAGRSGKKSFAVLLYNKSDVLLFKERLAKTLLSISEIKEIHRKLYQYFRISLGELSEESYSFNLLEFSKKYNYSVLKVDTALKILANNGIIEISNQYNKKSTLQFIVNSKTVLNYLDKNPIIKNFTNSILRTYAGLFEEEVKIDEFFIAKKSGLTTNLVLANFERLEKDNIIAYKPVKNDAELLFLVPREDDYTINRSSREMKQFIHQKKQKSEDLIAFINNNSVCRSNQVLSYFDEIKTEKCGICDVCISENRKPTKNLASEIILLLKNKQVLSSQEISASLVADEKDILIHLRQLLTDDKIKINHQNKYQLIH, encoded by the coding sequence ATGATTTCGCCAAAAGAAATATTAAAAAAATATTGGGGCTTTTCTGAATTCAGACCCCAACAAGAAGAAATAATTACAGCATCTTTAGATCAAAAAGATGTCATTGCATTACTGCCAACAGGTGGCGGAAAATCTATCTGCTTTCAAATTCCGGCTTTGGCACAAGAAGGTGTCTGTTTGGTTATTTCACCTTTAATTGCTTTAATGCAAGATCAGGTAGAAAACTTAACTCAGAAAGGAATAAAAGCCACAACTATTAAATCGGGTTCTACACAAGATGAAATGATAACATTGTTTGACAATGTTAAATTTGGAGGCATAAAATTCTTATATCTTTCTCCAGAAAGGTTGCAATCTTACTTTATTCAACAGAAAATAAAAGAATTAAACGTTAATTTAATCGCTATTGATGAAGCACATTGTATTTCTGAATGGGGACATGATTTTAGACCTTCATACAGAAACATCAATATATTAAGAGAATTAAAACCAGATATTCCTTTTATCGCTTTAACAGCGACTGCAAACCAAAAAGTTCTTGGTGATATTGAAAAAAACCTTGAATTAAAAGAACCACAGCTTTTTAAAAAATCTTTTTATAGAGAAAATTTAGCCTATCAAATATTTACGATTGAAGATAAATTACAACGTTTACTTCAGATATTTACAAAAACAAAAACTCCAGCGATTGTTTATGTTAATTCTAGAAAAAAAACAGCTCAGATTGCCGCATTTTTAAATGCAAATAATTTTAAAAGTTCTTTTTACCATGCTGGATTATCATCCGTAGAAAAAAATATTTCTTTTGAAAATTGGATGACCGAAAAAACTCCCATAATAGTGGCTACAAATGCCTTCGGAATGGGAATTGACAAAGCAAACGTTGGTTTGGTTATTCATTTAGACTTGCCTACAAGCATCGAAAATTATGTACAAGAAACTGGTAGAGCTGGTAGAAGTGGTAAAAAATCGTTTGCCGTTTTGTTATATAACAAAAGTGATGTTTTATTATTTAAAGAACGTTTAGCAAAAACATTATTAAGCATCTCTGAAATTAAAGAAATCCACAGAAAATTATATCAATATTTTAGAATTTCTTTGGGCGAATTAAGCGAAGAATCTTATTCTTTTAATCTTTTAGAATTTTCTAAAAAGTATAATTATTCCGTATTAAAAGTAGATACTGCTCTTAAAATATTAGCTAATAACGGAATTATAGAAATTAGTAATCAGTATAACAAAAAATCTACGTTGCAATTTATTGTGAACAGTAAAACGGTTTTAAATTATTTGGATAAAAATCCTATAATTAAAAATTTTACCAATTCTATATTAAGAACCTATGCTGGTTTATTTGAGGAAGAAGTTAAGATTGATGAATTTTTTATCGCTAAAAAATCTGGTTTAACTACCAATCTTGTTTTAGCAAATTTTGAACGTTTAGAAAAAGACAATATTATAGCTTATAAGCCCGTGAAAAATGATGCAGAACTCCTATTTTTAGTACCACGAGAAGATGATTATACTATAAATAGGTCTTCTAGAGAAATGAAGCAATTCATCCATCAGAAAAAACAAAAATCCGAAGATTTAATTGCTTTTATAAATAACAATTCAGTTTGTAGAAGTAACCAGGTATTAAGTTATTTTGATGAAATAAAAACCGAAAAATGTGGTATTTGCGATGTTTGTATTTCAGAAAACAGAAAGCCAACCAAAAATTTAGCATCAGAAATAATACTACTTTTAAAGAATAAGCAAGTTTTATCATCCCAAGAAATTAGTGCTTCTTTAGTAGCGGATGAAAAAGACATTTTAATACATTTGCGACAACTATTAACAGATGATAAAATAAAAATTAATCATCAGAATAAATACCAATTAATCCACTAA
- a CDS encoding AAA family ATPase codes for MQQKIVLIGGPGTGKTSVINELTNRGCFCMPEISREVTLEAQKKGIDQLFLTEPLLFSKMLLEGREKQFLEANKSEQEVVFFDRGIPDVHAYMDYFKTDYPATFFEKCNLYKYTKIFHFSPWKDIHITDNERYESFEETTEIDRFLMKSYTDLGYAIINVPFGSLKERTDFVINSLACEL; via the coding sequence ATGCAGCAAAAAATAGTCTTAATAGGTGGACCTGGAACAGGAAAAACTTCCGTTATAAATGAGTTAACAAATAGAGGGTGTTTTTGTATGCCCGAAATTTCTAGAGAAGTAACCTTAGAAGCTCAAAAAAAAGGAATCGATCAATTGTTTTTAACAGAACCTTTATTATTTAGCAAAATGCTTTTAGAAGGCAGAGAAAAACAATTTTTAGAAGCGAATAAAAGCGAGCAAGAAGTTGTTTTTTTTGATAGAGGAATCCCTGATGTTCATGCATATATGGATTATTTTAAAACCGACTATCCAGCAACATTTTTCGAAAAATGTAATCTTTATAAATATACTAAAATTTTTCATTTCTCTCCTTGGAAAGACATTCACATCACTGATAACGAGCGCTATGAATCCTTTGAAGAAACCACCGAAATAGACCGATTTTTAATGAAATCTTATACTGATTTAGGATACGCAATAATTAATGTCCCTTTTGGCTCTTTAAAAGAAAGAACAGATTTTGTTATAAATTCGCTTGCTTGCGAATTATGA
- a CDS encoding DUF493 family protein, translated as MSDKKEFYKKLKSQLDDTTKFPADYMYKFIVPTDGNQVQEVEDLFNDSGAVINTKKSKTGKYVSVSIVLKIESSDKVISYYLKAEKIKGIISL; from the coding sequence ATGAGTGATAAAAAAGAATTTTATAAAAAGTTAAAGAGTCAATTAGACGATACTACAAAGTTTCCGGCAGATTATATGTATAAATTTATTGTACCAACAGATGGCAATCAGGTACAGGAAGTAGAAGATTTATTTAACGATTCTGGAGCAGTAATTAATACAAAAAAATCTAAGACAGGGAAATATGTGAGCGTTTCTATCGTATTAAAGATAGAAAGTTCAGATAAAGTAATTTCTTATTATTTAAAAGCTGAAAAAATTAAAGGAATCATATCATTATAA